Proteins from a genomic interval of Oceanispirochaeta crateris:
- the rodA gene encoding rod shape-determining protein RodA, with amino-acid sequence MKIKINLSSIFGFDFFLFVSVQILMIIGIFFIYSSGVNSNGVVVSTEYIKQIVWVISGDILLLIVSFLDYKIFKAISPWLYFIALILLALTATFGQVVNGSRSWIGIGSLGIQPSEISKLTTILFLSSYLEDNRNSIQSIRTFIVAFIIIFLPMGLVLIQPDLGTAMVFIPIFIIMMFMAGGKSRNLIFLISTGILTILFSMYPYYSMFISKTESNSIILFTDQKIMTIISLAMAAIVIISLLGYFLTRKGYFYLISSFLTITGISYVLSFFARKVLKEYQVMRLIVFLDPQVDPRGSGWNIIQSVTAVGSGGAFGKGYLKGTQSHYRYLPEQSTDFIFSIISEEIGFMGNLLIILLFSIIFWRCINIILKSRDLFGSLIASGLVGMIFFHFMINIGMAIGIMPITGIPLVFLSYGGSSLWTILFGIGILLSVYHRRYKNVN; translated from the coding sequence ATGAAGATTAAAATAAATCTCTCTTCCATCTTCGGATTTGATTTCTTTCTGTTTGTATCTGTACAGATTCTGATGATTATTGGAATTTTTTTCATCTATTCCAGTGGGGTGAACTCTAATGGTGTCGTGGTGAGCACTGAGTATATAAAGCAGATTGTGTGGGTCATCAGCGGAGATATTCTTCTTTTAATTGTTTCATTTCTGGATTACAAGATCTTTAAGGCCATATCTCCCTGGTTATATTTCATAGCGCTCATACTCCTGGCACTAACCGCAACTTTTGGTCAGGTAGTCAATGGCTCCAGATCATGGATAGGAATTGGATCTTTGGGAATTCAGCCATCTGAAATATCTAAGTTGACAACAATATTGTTTCTTAGCTCCTACCTCGAAGACAACCGGAATTCGATTCAATCAATCCGCACATTCATTGTCGCTTTCATTATTATTTTTCTCCCCATGGGCCTTGTGCTGATTCAGCCGGACCTGGGAACTGCCATGGTTTTCATACCCATATTTATCATAATGATGTTTATGGCCGGGGGAAAAAGCAGAAATTTAATTTTTTTAATTTCCACTGGGATTCTAACAATACTCTTTTCTATGTACCCCTACTATTCGATGTTTATTTCCAAAACAGAGAGTAACTCCATCATATTGTTCACAGACCAGAAGATCATGACGATTATCAGTTTGGCCATGGCTGCCATAGTGATTATTTCCCTATTGGGCTATTTTTTAACAAGGAAGGGATATTTCTATCTAATCTCTTCTTTTTTGACAATTACAGGGATTTCTTATGTGCTCTCTTTCTTTGCCAGAAAGGTATTAAAAGAGTACCAGGTCATGAGACTTATCGTGTTTCTTGACCCTCAGGTAGATCCTCGGGGATCGGGGTGGAATATTATTCAATCTGTAACGGCTGTTGGCTCAGGAGGAGCCTTTGGCAAAGGATACCTTAAGGGAACACAATCTCACTATCGTTACCTACCAGAACAAAGTACTGACTTTATTTTTTCCATTATTTCTGAAGAAATCGGATTCATGGGGAACCTCCTCATCATCCTACTTTTTTCAATAATATTTTGGAGATGCATCAATATAATCTTGAAATCACGAGATCTGTTTGGATCCCTGATTGCCTCAGGCTTGGTAGGAATGATATTCTTTCACTTCATGATAAATATTGGAATGGCAATTGGAATCATGCCTATAACTGGTATTCCTCTTGTCTTTCTTTCCTATGGAGGATCATCGTTGTGGACCATACTCTTCGGGATAGGCATCCTGTTAAGTGTATATCACAGACGATATAAAAACGTAAATTAA
- a CDS encoding TIGR03936 family radical SAM-associated protein, translating into MTNITVHKDLSRELLKVSKPARYTGGELGCIYKKDEPLKMAISFPDMYEIGMSNQAIRILYNRYNAVKGIQCERVFAPAQDFEEVLRNKNIPLFTLETGIPLNELDILAFSIGYELTLTNLLNIMDLGQIPIRRADRGPNDPLIIAGGPAATNPEAFSDFVDYVYIGEGEVFINEYAASLTASAGEGKEALAEILRQDPAYWWPGKETKTVRAIYTDFGKGSVLRSNLPIASLTTVQEHGVIEIMRGCPNGCRFCHAGYFYRPFRQKDVHDILDEAEHLVSNCGFRNITLSSLSSGDYKGLLPLVEHLNKVYNSRHISFQLPSLRVNSLNLSLLSEISSVRRSGLTFAVETPDSAGQRGLNKDVSRDKILQLLKEAREKGWKLAKFYFMLGLPVESGDTTESEAIVNFLQELQMGSGIKFNVNAGVFIPKPHTPFERVRQLNDQEGMKEIMTLKDGLKSKNFKFGFHSPYSSFIEGIISRGDKRAGDIIEKAFRRGARFDAWDEYHDRSIWKEVINECDWDVEKEICRERGAEESLPWDSISLRVNSSYFKEEKCKSSESVLSAPCEEDCRKPCGVCNKDIHVKNPDEYTFPDLPPVKEVEQTETHDLGEESVKAVFGFSKKDQAIYLGHLDTAHVFERAFQCSGITLSFTQGFNPKPKIEFAHPLSLGVLGRQEIMGVEMPYKPAMTNDDLIGKINEFLPTGFSVNTVKFYPLQKDKTRKKKTLMGSYAGSEYILTPYSDEQTAILVNDSMLDYFQEKAEELGVKGDYTFKIDEGKLFIQARFHNKKMNNIIKFLREIREADPMDEWIIERTKLLALNEKGRSSDYFNLDSSQS; encoded by the coding sequence ATGACAAATATCACAGTGCATAAAGATCTCTCAAGAGAACTTCTCAAAGTGAGTAAGCCCGCCAGATATACTGGTGGAGAGTTGGGTTGCATCTATAAAAAAGATGAACCATTGAAAATGGCCATATCCTTCCCGGATATGTATGAAATTGGCATGTCCAATCAGGCAATTCGAATTCTTTATAACCGTTACAATGCGGTCAAAGGGATACAGTGTGAGCGAGTATTTGCACCGGCCCAGGATTTTGAGGAAGTTCTCAGAAATAAGAATATCCCTCTATTTACCCTTGAAACGGGAATCCCATTGAATGAACTGGATATATTGGCCTTCTCCATTGGTTATGAACTGACCCTTACAAACCTTTTGAACATAATGGATTTAGGTCAAATTCCAATTAGGAGAGCCGATAGAGGACCAAATGATCCCCTCATTATAGCCGGAGGACCAGCCGCCACGAATCCGGAAGCATTCAGCGATTTTGTTGACTATGTCTATATTGGCGAGGGTGAGGTCTTTATCAATGAGTATGCCGCTTCATTAACGGCTTCCGCGGGAGAAGGAAAAGAAGCTCTAGCCGAAATACTCAGACAAGATCCGGCATACTGGTGGCCGGGGAAAGAAACAAAAACAGTGAGAGCGATCTATACTGATTTTGGGAAGGGTAGTGTCCTGAGGAGCAATCTTCCCATTGCTTCTCTCACCACAGTACAGGAACATGGTGTTATAGAAATTATGCGGGGCTGTCCCAATGGCTGCCGATTTTGTCATGCCGGATACTTCTACAGACCTTTCAGGCAAAAAGATGTTCATGATATCCTTGATGAAGCAGAACATCTAGTTTCAAACTGCGGTTTTCGTAATATCACCTTATCATCCCTTTCTTCAGGGGATTACAAGGGTCTATTGCCCTTGGTAGAACACCTCAACAAGGTCTATAATTCCAGACATATTTCATTCCAGCTGCCCTCCCTCAGGGTGAACTCCCTGAACCTCAGTCTCTTATCTGAAATATCCTCTGTTAGAAGAAGCGGCTTAACCTTTGCCGTTGAAACCCCAGATTCTGCTGGCCAGAGGGGTCTCAATAAGGATGTTTCCAGGGATAAGATCCTTCAACTCCTCAAGGAAGCCCGTGAAAAGGGTTGGAAACTGGCAAAATTTTATTTTATGCTGGGACTCCCTGTGGAAAGCGGTGATACAACTGAAAGCGAAGCCATTGTTAATTTCCTGCAGGAACTTCAAATGGGATCTGGAATCAAATTCAATGTCAATGCGGGAGTCTTCATTCCCAAGCCTCATACCCCTTTTGAAAGGGTACGACAGCTCAATGATCAGGAAGGAATGAAAGAGATCATGACCCTCAAGGATGGTCTCAAAAGTAAAAATTTCAAGTTTGGATTTCATTCTCCCTATTCTTCTTTTATTGAAGGGATTATCAGCAGAGGCGATAAGAGAGCAGGGGATATCATAGAAAAAGCTTTTCGTAGGGGTGCACGCTTTGACGCCTGGGATGAGTATCATGACCGATCCATATGGAAAGAGGTCATCAATGAGTGTGACTGGGATGTGGAAAAAGAAATCTGCAGGGAACGAGGGGCAGAGGAATCCTTACCTTGGGACTCAATTTCTCTACGAGTCAATTCATCCTATTTCAAAGAAGAAAAGTGCAAATCCTCTGAATCCGTCCTTTCGGCTCCTTGTGAAGAGGACTGCAGAAAACCTTGTGGGGTTTGTAATAAGGACATTCACGTTAAAAATCCTGATGAATACACCTTTCCCGATCTTCCTCCCGTCAAGGAAGTAGAGCAAACTGAGACTCACGATCTTGGAGAAGAATCTGTAAAGGCAGTATTTGGATTTTCAAAAAAAGATCAGGCGATTTATCTTGGTCACCTGGATACGGCTCATGTATTTGAACGGGCCTTCCAATGCAGTGGAATAACCCTCTCGTTCACACAAGGATTTAATCCTAAACCCAAAATTGAATTTGCCCATCCCTTGAGCCTGGGAGTTTTGGGACGTCAGGAGATCATGGGGGTTGAAATGCCTTACAAACCAGCAATGACAAATGATGACCTCATCGGTAAAATCAATGAGTTTCTACCGACAGGGTTCTCCGTTAATACCGTAAAATTTTACCCCCTTCAGAAAGATAAAACCCGTAAAAAGAAGACTCTCATGGGATCATATGCAGGTTCAGAGTATATTCTCACGCCATATTCAGATGAGCAGACAGCCATTCTCGTAAATGACTCAATGCTTGACTATTTCCAGGAGAAGGCTGAAGAACTGGGTGTAAAAGGGGACTATACATTCAAGATTGATGAGGGAAAACTCTTTATTCAAGCCAGGTTTCATAATAAGAAAATGAACAATATTATCAAATTCCTGAGAGAAATTAGAGAAGCGGACCCTATGGATGAATGGATCATAGAAAGGACAAAACTCCTGGCCCTCAATGAAAAGGGTAGGAGTTCAGACTATTTCAATTTGGACTCATCCCAGAGCTGA
- the mazG gene encoding nucleoside triphosphate pyrophosphohydrolase, translated as MNQKNRKNSFEDLCLTIEALRAPGGCPWDREQTPESLSSDFIEEVYEAVDAIKEKDDEHLKEELGDVYLLVTMIAYMKQQEGQFNIADVLDGIREKLIRRHPHVFGDSTADSPDDVLKQWEDIKVHVEGRSPKKSILDKVSKGLPPLERAYKLQKKAAKVGFDWPDVNAVWDKVHEEIDEVRSVEPENKDHLLEEVGDLLFSVVNIARYLNIDPAEAMHHCNHKFMTRFSYVENKMKDENLDMNSDNFEKMDQLWDESKLK; from the coding sequence ATGAACCAAAAAAATAGAAAGAACAGCTTTGAAGATTTATGCCTCACTATTGAGGCCTTAAGAGCTCCAGGTGGTTGCCCATGGGATAGAGAACAAACGCCTGAATCTTTGAGCAGTGATTTTATCGAAGAGGTTTATGAGGCCGTCGATGCTATCAAAGAAAAAGATGATGAACATTTAAAGGAAGAGCTCGGTGATGTTTATCTTCTAGTCACAATGATCGCTTATATGAAACAGCAGGAAGGTCAATTTAATATTGCTGATGTTCTTGACGGAATCAGAGAGAAACTCATCAGGCGTCATCCTCATGTGTTTGGTGATTCAACGGCAGATAGCCCGGATGACGTTCTTAAACAATGGGAAGATATTAAGGTTCATGTTGAAGGACGGTCTCCCAAAAAATCAATCCTTGATAAGGTCAGTAAAGGACTTCCTCCACTGGAACGGGCTTATAAGCTTCAGAAAAAAGCTGCAAAAGTTGGTTTTGACTGGCCAGATGTCAATGCCGTATGGGACAAGGTCCATGAAGAAATTGATGAAGTAAGATCTGTGGAACCAGAGAATAAAGACCACCTTCTGGAAGAAGTGGGAGATCTTCTATTCTCAGTAGTTAATATAGCCAGGTACCTGAATATTGATCCTGCCGAGGCCATGCATCACTGTAATCATAAATTCATGACAAGATTTTCCTATGTTGAAAATAAAATGAAAGATGAAAATCTTGACATGAATTCTGATAATTTTGAAAAAATGGATCAGCTCTGGGATGAGTCCAAATTGAAATAG
- a CDS encoding adenylate/guanylate cyclase domain-containing protein — MEGKNRGKILNVKYFSLVLGFLFFLLFWGLTASTSIFDHMEHKLLDLHFNLKTVFEQTRIQEGVTIEKRNPQISPDILILGIDFNSLNAFGRWPFERYRHANLLDAFSRIQDQSQRESALFLDIFFIEPDNNAYDDVILTEAIQENGRVFIETVLKRTPMSENEAEEFFARQQILYDKYGEIHNIQGDTSRVIEYYGLQSPLKPYGRAAYGYGHANFYDDYDKKYRRQQLIAKSSVVLKTLDVDELSSSYSIDLENQERLAWVDKDGQFQTIEYPLTDKILNQLKKDVQENSAPRIEDSDNDGNPDKSYYVVYHLEDHFIPSITLSLAVHYFNKSLSDLEVVIGDHITIHDVEYFNSDSAQWEPYVITDEFPEIDAEGNIISEGKSRIVRDITIPIDDRGQMLINYMGTRSNSSRGGYQTFPVRSYSGYASRVPGMDPTSWPRTKAVGNKILMVGAFAQGIADDEKTTPYGLMYGVEIHANALNTILMDNFLINIPYWVNVLILFLSIMIIAFFTSRIGPGWSLVLTVFLIFAQFIVISILFEFKNLMIDFSAPGIGSFFIYIAVVLYRVITEESDKKRIKMMFGKYVSPVVVEKMMDKPPELGGEDNDTTIFFSDIRSFTTLSETMSPQELVQLLNEYLTAMTDCVMEYRGTLDKYIGDAIMCFWGAPIPQEDHALLSCKCSLKQLEILNELNSKWPPEKQIHIGIGLNSGVSTVGNMGSEGRMNYTVMGDNVNLASRLEGINKQYYTSIVISESTYNQVKDRGAICRELDDIRVKGKKKPVRIYELVGFEEGLEVN, encoded by the coding sequence ATGGAAGGGAAGAACCGTGGTAAGATTCTGAATGTGAAGTATTTCAGCCTAGTTCTCGGGTTTCTTTTCTTCCTCCTTTTCTGGGGCTTAACCGCTTCAACATCCATATTTGATCATATGGAACACAAACTCCTTGATCTTCATTTCAATTTAAAAACAGTTTTTGAGCAAACGAGAATTCAGGAAGGGGTGACCATTGAAAAACGGAATCCTCAGATTTCACCTGATATCCTTATACTAGGTATTGATTTTAATAGTCTGAATGCTTTTGGTAGATGGCCGTTTGAACGCTATCGACACGCTAATCTCCTGGATGCCTTTTCCAGAATCCAGGATCAAAGTCAGAGAGAATCCGCTTTATTTTTGGATATTTTTTTTATAGAACCAGATAATAACGCCTATGATGATGTTATTCTAACTGAAGCTATTCAAGAAAATGGAAGAGTCTTCATAGAAACCGTCTTGAAGCGGACCCCAATGTCAGAAAACGAAGCAGAAGAGTTTTTTGCAAGGCAGCAGATTCTGTATGATAAATATGGTGAAATCCATAATATTCAGGGTGATACATCCCGCGTCATTGAGTATTATGGTCTACAATCTCCCTTAAAACCCTATGGAAGAGCCGCTTACGGTTATGGACATGCCAATTTTTATGATGACTATGATAAAAAATACAGGCGTCAGCAGCTCATCGCTAAGTCCAGTGTCGTACTAAAGACCTTGGATGTTGATGAATTAAGCAGCTCCTATTCGATCGATCTTGAAAATCAGGAACGTCTTGCCTGGGTTGATAAAGACGGTCAATTTCAAACTATTGAATATCCTCTAACGGATAAGATCTTAAATCAGCTGAAGAAAGATGTTCAGGAAAATTCAGCACCACGGATAGAAGACAGCGATAATGATGGTAATCCAGATAAATCATATTATGTGGTTTATCACCTGGAAGATCATTTTATTCCATCAATCACACTGTCTTTGGCGGTTCATTACTTCAATAAGAGCCTGTCAGATCTGGAAGTTGTCATTGGTGATCATATTACAATACATGATGTTGAATACTTTAATTCAGACAGTGCTCAGTGGGAACCCTATGTCATTACCGATGAGTTTCCAGAAATTGATGCAGAAGGAAACATTATTTCCGAAGGCAAATCAAGGATTGTGAGAGATATTACAATTCCCATAGATGACCGTGGTCAGATGCTTATCAACTATATGGGTACCAGGTCCAATTCATCCCGTGGAGGATATCAGACCTTCCCTGTGCGCTCTTATTCCGGTTATGCCTCCAGAGTCCCCGGTATGGATCCGACCAGCTGGCCGAGAACCAAGGCTGTGGGAAACAAAATCCTTATGGTCGGAGCCTTTGCCCAGGGTATTGCCGATGATGAAAAAACGACTCCTTACGGCCTGATGTATGGTGTTGAAATCCATGCCAATGCTTTAAATACTATTTTAATGGATAATTTTCTTATCAATATACCCTATTGGGTGAATGTATTGATTCTCTTCCTTTCTATCATGATTATTGCTTTTTTTACATCCCGTATCGGTCCTGGTTGGTCTCTTGTGCTAACGGTCTTTTTGATTTTTGCACAGTTTATTGTTATATCCATCCTTTTTGAGTTTAAGAATCTAATGATTGATTTTTCTGCTCCGGGCATTGGTAGTTTCTTTATCTATATTGCTGTTGTTCTATACCGTGTTATCACCGAAGAATCTGATAAAAAACGCATCAAGATGATGTTTGGTAAGTATGTCAGCCCTGTAGTTGTGGAAAAAATGATGGATAAGCCACCTGAGCTGGGTGGAGAAGACAATGACACAACAATATTTTTCTCGGATATAAGAAGTTTTACAACTCTTTCGGAGACTATGTCTCCACAAGAACTTGTCCAGCTTTTAAATGAGTATCTGACAGCCATGACAGATTGTGTTATGGAATACCGCGGGACCCTGGATAAGTACATAGGTGATGCCATCATGTGTTTTTGGGGAGCCCCCATTCCACAAGAAGATCATGCACTTTTATCTTGCAAGTGTTCGCTGAAACAACTTGAAATCTTGAATGAACTCAATAGTAAGTGGCCACCCGAAAAACAAATCCATATTGGTATCGGTTTGAATTCAGGAGTCTCAACGGTTGGTAATATGGGTAGTGAAGGGCGTATGAACTATACGGTAATGGGAGATAATGTAAATCTTGCATCCAGACTGGAAGGAATCAATAAGCAGTATTATACAAGCATTGTCATTAGCGAATCCACCTATAATCAAGTGAAAGATCGAGGGGCAATCTGCCGTGAACTCGATGATATCAGAGTTAAGGGTAAGAAAAAACCCGTAAGAATCTATGAGCTAGTGGGATTTGAGGAAGGACTTGAAGTCAACTGA
- a CDS encoding tetratricopeptide repeat protein yields MNVKSNTESTLTEKVSILIRDHRKYLIIASVFFVLILVAIGAVEYRSNKKAEKSVQAAEQIESVLQDYLGAAEEDKAELKDELTALIADSKTNYKNLYAHMRGLYAEAQILADSEDWAGSAAAYKALADNFATSYIAPVALINAAAMEEEAGDIEEAISLLERTIADYKDVSAAIPEVLFNLGRLSEGLGDGSKAEEYYNRISEEYGSSNWNNLAKSRIIAIKYGS; encoded by the coding sequence TTGAACGTTAAAAGTAATACTGAATCCACCCTGACTGAAAAGGTATCTATCCTTATTCGTGATCACAGGAAATATTTGATTATCGCTTCGGTGTTTTTTGTGCTTATTTTGGTAGCCATCGGTGCCGTTGAATATAGGTCCAATAAAAAAGCAGAAAAATCAGTTCAAGCAGCCGAGCAGATTGAATCTGTTCTTCAGGACTATCTGGGCGCGGCGGAAGAGGATAAAGCAGAACTCAAAGATGAGTTAACTGCTTTGATAGCCGATTCAAAAACAAACTATAAAAACCTTTATGCCCACATGAGAGGTTTATATGCAGAAGCTCAGATCCTTGCTGACTCTGAAGACTGGGCCGGTTCCGCAGCAGCTTACAAAGCTCTTGCCGATAATTTTGCAACAAGTTATATAGCTCCTGTCGCTCTTATAAATGCGGCTGCCATGGAAGAGGAAGCCGGCGACATAGAAGAAGCCATTTCACTTCTGGAAAGAACGATAGCAGATTACAAAGATGTTTCTGCAGCTATTCCTGAGGTTCTTTTTAATCTGGGACGCCTGAGTGAAGGCCTCGGAGACGGCAGTAAAGCTGAGGAATACTATAACCGCATCAGTGAGGAATATGGGTCTTCCAATTGGAATAACCTGGCTAAAAGCCGTATAATTGCTATAAAATATGGTAGCTGA
- a CDS encoding sigma-54-dependent Fis family transcriptional regulator: MVADKVDRKRLDTLIEINNLINSNYTDVRVLMTHILESSTRLTGGESSSLLLLDTETDLLYFEIALGTKSEEVRKFTVKMGEGIAGWVAQNNTSLIVNDVENDPRFFSEIDKDVGYKTTSILAVPLRMKDQCVGVIEVINKENGSNFTEEDLEWLEIFTNQASLAYQNAQSFKKVKDELFRLQDRVESDSGFHKMIFKSSEIEQLLGITDKISKSDSPVLITGESGVGKELFAEQVHLRSPRSKETFVRLNCAAIPEELLESELFGHVKGAFTDASNERLGRFSLADGGTIFLDEIGEISLNVQAKLLRVLQNKQFEPLGSSDTIMVDVRIIAATNRNLESMVDKGSFREDLYYRLNVLPVNIPALRDRADDIEVLSDYFLSKYSARNRKDIKGISPEARELLFSYSWPGNVRELENVIERAVIVSKVSLIDTEDLLLSREKERSMPGYKGKSLKEAVNIFKKNYIKRVLGNCNNNQTETAAKLGIQRTYLSRLMKDLEIKV; encoded by the coding sequence ATGGTTGCTGACAAAGTTGATCGAAAAAGACTGGATACACTGATTGAGATTAATAATCTTATTAACTCAAATTATACAGATGTCCGCGTTCTTATGACTCATATCCTTGAATCGTCGACTCGCCTCACCGGGGGCGAGTCTTCTTCTCTTCTTTTACTTGATACAGAAACAGACCTTCTATATTTTGAAATAGCTCTGGGAACAAAGAGTGAGGAAGTTCGGAAATTCACTGTAAAAATGGGGGAGGGCATAGCCGGATGGGTCGCCCAGAATAATACATCCCTCATTGTGAATGATGTTGAAAATGATCCTCGTTTTTTTTCCGAAATTGATAAAGATGTTGGTTATAAAACAACCTCAATTCTTGCTGTCCCTTTAAGGATGAAAGATCAGTGCGTTGGAGTCATAGAAGTCATCAACAAAGAGAATGGAAGCAACTTTACAGAAGAGGATCTTGAATGGTTGGAAATATTTACCAATCAGGCATCTTTAGCATATCAGAATGCCCAATCATTTAAAAAGGTCAAAGATGAACTGTTTCGCCTTCAGGATCGTGTAGAGTCTGATAGCGGGTTTCATAAGATGATTTTTAAAAGTAGTGAGATAGAGCAACTTTTAGGAATTACGGATAAGATTTCAAAATCAGACTCGCCTGTTTTAATAACAGGAGAGAGTGGTGTAGGTAAAGAACTTTTTGCCGAACAGGTCCATTTGAGGAGTCCCCGGAGTAAAGAAACATTTGTTAGGCTCAATTGTGCAGCCATTCCAGAAGAATTGCTTGAAAGTGAGCTATTCGGTCATGTTAAGGGTGCATTTACAGATGCTTCCAATGAACGATTAGGTCGTTTTTCACTGGCAGATGGTGGGACAATTTTTCTGGATGAGATTGGGGAAATTAGTCTGAATGTTCAGGCTAAACTGTTGAGAGTTCTCCAGAATAAACAATTTGAACCCCTGGGGTCATCTGACACCATCATGGTTGATGTCAGGATTATCGCTGCTACCAACAGAAATCTTGAAAGCATGGTAGACAAGGGCTCTTTTAGAGAAGACCTTTACTACAGACTCAATGTGCTACCTGTGAATATACCGGCTCTAAGAGACCGGGCGGATGATATTGAAGTCCTTAGCGATTATTTTCTGAGTAAGTATTCGGCCAGGAACAGGAAGGATATCAAAGGTATTTCGCCGGAAGCAAGAGAGTTGCTATTTTCCTACAGTTGGCCCGGCAATGTGAGAGAACTTGAAAATGTAATTGAAAGAGCGGTCATTGTCTCTAAGGTATCCCTTATTGATACGGAGGATCTTCTCCTATCAAGAGAAAAAGAGCGTTCTATGCCGGGATATAAAGGAAAAAGCCTGAAAGAGGCAGTGAATATATTTAAAAAAAATTATATAAAAAGAGTACTCGGTAACTGTAATAATAATCAGACCGAGACAGCTGCGAAGTTGGGTATACAGAGAACTTACTTGTCCAGACTAATGAAGGATCTGGAGATTAAAGTATAG
- the rpsA gene encoding 30S ribosomal protein S1 — translation MGKTDAAAAENNSQTQLQEEYLKAMDQLEEGQLVDGHVIQVDSEFVFIDIGYKSEGKIPLAEFKEAPVIGEIVSVVLVKREGKHGEIVVSKKKADAKVMWKELRDAFQDHKTIKGKVVKSIKGGFEVDLGIEVRAFIPISKMDLHRIEEPEEYVGLESDFYIERLYNDKKVNIVLSRRELLEERLSAAKKEFFEKTSINDEVTGVVKSFTSFGAFIDLGGFDGLLHINDMSWGHVNRPKDYVKKGQGIKLKVIRLEPEDEKINLSLKHFTEDPWSSFEDRYQVEDVVKGKVTKLTEFGAFIEIEEGIEGLAHISELSWVKRIKHPKELMNIGDEVEAMILGYDIHDGRISLGMKQVLPNPWDEMEAKYPVGMKLKREIKKVTNAGAFIELEEGIDGFLHVDDLSWTKKIKNPSSMLTEGEEIDVTVTNVDVEAHRIRLGVKQLSEDPWAELLRIYPKGSVIEGEVSNITDFGLFVKVQGDIEGLVHKNNLSEDRDADPDEMLGKYKVGEKISASVIELQPGKQKLSLSVKEMKLREQKKEISKYIHEDDGGDSTFTLADMLKDKES, via the coding sequence ATGGGAAAGACGGATGCTGCTGCAGCAGAGAACAACAGCCAGACACAACTTCAGGAAGAATACCTGAAGGCTATGGACCAGCTTGAGGAAGGACAGCTGGTAGATGGCCATGTCATTCAGGTAGACAGTGAATTTGTATTTATTGATATTGGCTATAAATCTGAAGGAAAAATACCACTTGCCGAGTTCAAAGAAGCTCCTGTTATTGGTGAAATTGTTTCTGTAGTCCTCGTTAAAAGAGAAGGGAAACACGGCGAAATTGTCGTTTCCAAGAAGAAAGCTGATGCAAAGGTCATGTGGAAAGAACTCCGCGATGCCTTTCAGGATCACAAGACAATTAAAGGTAAAGTTGTAAAATCTATAAAGGGTGGTTTTGAGGTTGATCTCGGAATCGAAGTGAGAGCTTTTATTCCCATTTCAAAGATGGACCTGCATAGAATCGAAGAACCCGAAGAGTATGTGGGTCTAGAATCCGATTTCTACATTGAAAGATTGTATAACGATAAGAAAGTAAACATTGTTCTTTCTAGAAGAGAGCTTCTTGAAGAAAGACTTTCTGCTGCTAAGAAAGAATTTTTTGAAAAAACATCCATTAATGATGAAGTAACAGGTGTTGTAAAGAGTTTTACATCCTTTGGTGCTTTTATAGATTTGGGCGGATTTGATGGTCTTCTGCATATCAATGATATGAGTTGGGGCCATGTGAACAGACCCAAAGATTATGTGAAGAAAGGCCAGGGAATCAAGCTGAAAGTGATTCGTCTTGAACCGGAAGATGAAAAAATCAATCTTTCACTTAAACATTTCACAGAAGATCCTTGGTCCAGTTTTGAAGATCGTTACCAGGTAGAAGATGTCGTCAAAGGAAAAGTCACAAAGTTAACCGAATTTGGTGCTTTCATTGAAATTGAAGAGGGCATTGAGGGACTGGCTCATATTTCTGAATTATCTTGGGTAAAACGGATCAAGCATCCTAAAGAACTCATGAATATCGGAGATGAAGTCGAAGCCATGATTCTTGGTTACGATATACATGATGGTCGTATTTCTCTCGGAATGAAACAGGTCCTTCCTAACCCCTGGGATGAAATGGAAGCAAAGTATCCAGTGGGAATGAAGCTGAAAAGAGAAATCAAAAAAGTGACCAATGCCGGTGCTTTTATTGAACTTGAAGAAGGGATTGACGGGTTTCTCCATGTCGATGATTTATCATGGACCAAAAAAATTAAGAATCCTTCTTCTATGTTGACCGAAGGGGAAGAAATCGATGTCACCGTTACTAATGTTGACGTTGAAGCTCATCGCATACGTCTTGGAGTAAAACAGCTTTCCGAAGATCCATGGGCAGAACTGCTAAGAATTTATCCCAAGGGAAGTGTCATAGAAGGTGAAGTCTCCAATATCACAGATTTTGGACTCTTTGTTAAAGTTCAGGGTGATATCGAGGGATTAGTACATAAAAACAACCTCAGTGAAGATCGTGATGCCGATCCGGATGAGATGCTGGGCAAGTATAAGGTTGGGGAAAAGATTTCAGCCTCTGTTATTGAACTTCAGCCAGGAAAGCAGAAGCTTTCCCTCTCTGTTAAAGAGATGAAACTAAGAGAACAGAAAAAGGAAATATCCAAGTATATTCATGAAGATGATGGTGGTGATTCTACCTTCACACTCGCGGATATGCTCAAGGATAAAGAAAGCTGA